A section of the Primulina eburnea isolate SZY01 chromosome 1, ASM2296580v1, whole genome shotgun sequence genome encodes:
- the LOC140805627 gene encoding uncharacterized protein has product MDFGIGWQDSLPLVEFSYNNIYQVSIGMSPFEALYDRKCRSPLYWNDLSEAPIVGPDMIREMTENVKLIQSPMRAAQDRQAKYANIRRRPLIFEKGVHDVFHVSMLRKYNPDPSHVLPPDEWNRHGVEEATWELEDKMRHEYPELFK; this is encoded by the exons atgGATTTTGGTATTGGTTGGCAGGATTCGCTACCACTTGTTGAGTTTTCTTATAACAACATTTATCAAGTGAGTATTGGAATGTCACCATTTGAAGCACTATATGACAGGAAGTGTCGATCTCCTCTGTATTGGAACGATTTATCTGAagcaccaattgtaggacctgaTATGATAAGAGAAATGACAGAGAatgtgaaattgattcagagtcCTATGCGAGCTGCTCAGGATAGACAGGCTAAGTATGCGAACATCAGGAGAAGACCGTTGATTTttgagaaag GtgttcatgatgtttttcatgtgtctatgttgaggaaatataaTCCAGATCCTTCTCATGTACTTCCACCCGATGAG TGGAACAGACATGGTGTCGAGGAGGCAACTTGGGAATTAGAAGATAAAATGAGACATGAATATCCAGAGTTATTCAAATGA